CTGGTGCATGGTGTAAAAAACCCAAAACCTCGTTTAAGGAGGCATAAACTTCAGCGCCCTCGTTTCTTAAATGAAAAGATGCTACTCCGTTAGAAAATTTAGTTGTGTTAAGGAGCTTAATAATTTCTTCTTCGCTGGCTAGCCTTTCGTGACTATAAGCCAACCCAACAGAAAACCCATATGAACCCTCGGCTAAAGATCTTTTTAAAAGGGTATTAACCTGCATTTCTTCTTTAGGTGTTAAAGGCCTAACTGAATCGCCTACAAAATCTCTGCGCAAGGTGGCGTGTCCGGTAAGTGTGGCTACGTTAAGGCTAATTTTTCTTTTGGAAAGTGTATCTAAAAACTCGGCCATGCTAGACCAATTTATATTTGTCCCAGAGGTGCTGGCCCATTTTTGAACCGACACTAAAGAACCCTTAAGCAAAGGCGCTAGAGATGAGCCACACTGACCCATCAGGATTGTAGTTATACCCTGACGGACCATACTTTCTAAGACATTGTCGTTTAAAATACTGCCGTAACTATCGGAATGGTTTTGAACATCAACAAATCCGGGAGACACCACCATACCTGAAGCGTTTATTTCTGTCTGGGCTTTAGCTTTAGCCAGATTTCCAATTTCAAAAATTTTATCGCCCACAATACCAACGTCGGCTTTAAAAGCAGGGCGTTTGCCCGTACCATCAACCACAGAACCATTTTTTATGAGAATATCAAAAGCCATTTGAAACAAGCTCGAAATTCAAATATCTAAATCCTAAACCCTACTTCGCTAAAGCTTCGTAGGGCACAGCAATATCATGCATTTGAATTTGCTTGCCCGCCGTAGTTTTAACAGAGGCGGGTTTCGGATTTCGAATTTCGTGCTTCGAATTTATTTTAGCATACTACTTACCTATCAGTTGTATGATAATACCAAGGGCGGCCATAACAGCTGAAATTATCCAAAATCTTTCCGTAACTTTGGTTTCGGGCCAGCCTTTGGCTTGAAAGTGATGATGAATTGGGGCCGAAAGAAAAACTTTTTTACCTTTACGGAATTTTTTACTTATAACTTGAATAATAACCGAAGCCGATTCCACCATAGGCACAAAAGCTATAAGAGGCAAAACTAAAGTCGCATTGGTTAGTAAGGCAATAACTGCCAAAGTTACGCCCAGCGGCATAGCGCCGGTATCGCCCATAAAAAATCTGGCTGGGTGGATATTAAACCATAAGAAAGAAAGCAGGGCGCCCACCACCACTGCACAAAAAACACTAAGTTCGTATTTGCCTTCAAAAAAAGCTATTAAGCCATAGCTGGCAAAGGCCGTTAGCATCAAGCCTCCAGCCAAGCCGTCTAGGCCATCGGATTCATTAACCGAAAAAGATGTAGCCACGATAATAAAAACAGCAAAAGGTATGTACCAACTTCCTATATCAAAGTTCCCTAAAAATGGAACCTTAACCGTTGTCCAATCTAATTTGAAATAAAACCATAACGCCCCTATTACAGCTACTACTGTGTAAAGAACTAAACGATGCCGCATTTTTAACCCACCACCCTTTGGACCTATTTTAAAAACCCCAAGCAGGTCGTCGCCTAAACCTATAATGGCCGAAAAAATCATAATGCCTATCGGTAAAAGCGTTTGAGGCCGAGATAAAAAACTAAGGCTAGAAGCCAAGCTGTTGGGCATAAATTCTTTTAATAAGGCTAGCCCCGCGGTAAGAATTAATATTGTTAACCAAATAATAACCCCGCCCATAGTGGGCGTACCTTCTTTATCTTTATGCATAGCAGCAAAAACTGGCGCGCCTTCGGTGCGTATTTGCTTGCCTAAGCGGTATTTATATAAAATATTTGTCCACCATGGAGTTAAAACCATAGCCACAGCAAAAGCTCCAAAGGCTAAAGCTAAAATTCTGGCGACTTGAAATGAAACATCTAGCATAGTTAGGTTTGCGTATTAATAGCTGGCCAAGACCAAGCTGTTTCTACCCAGTTTATTAATTTTCTTATTTGATTAAACTTGTCGTTAGAACCCAGCACTAAATATATAGTTTCGGTATTATTTAAACTCGTGGTCAGTAAAACCATATTGCCTAGGGCTCTATTGGTAAAACCGGTTTTTCCACCTATAACGTTGGTGTATTCGCTTAGAAAAGGATTAGTTGATTTAAAATTATGAATAGCTACTTCGTTTAAAGATTGAGTGTTATAACTTGGCATTTTTAAAATATCCCAAACTAAAGTATATTTAGGATTTTCCCTTAGGTATTTTATAAATTTTGAAAAATCGCTAGCTGTACTAAAAGAATTTATATCTTCTAGGCCGGTGGGGTCTGTAAAATTAGAGTGTAGTAAGCCTAAGTCGTTAAATTTTAGGTTCATCATTCTTACAAATTCTCTAACGGGCGTGGCTTTGGCTTCGGGGTTGGTTTGCAGTTTTGAACCAACATGTTCGGCTAAAGCATAAGCCGCATCATTGGAAGATTCTAAAAGAGCAGCAGCTAGTAAATCTTTCATGGTAAGAATCTCCCCTTCTTTTAAATTACCGCTGTTACCCTCATTTTTAATGGCTCTAGCCGAAATAGACATTGTTTCTTGCGGGCTAGCATAATCTAAAACCAGGGCCACAGTCACAAGTTTGGTGAGTGAAGCTATAGGGCGAGGTTCATCTATATTTTTGGAATAATAATAAAAATCTTCTTTAAAATCCCAAGCTAACACAGCCACTGCCTCTGTTTCTATTTCCGGAATTTCAATATTTTTTTGAGGCAGAATTTTTACTTTTACCAGCGGGGTAGATTTTTTCTTGATATTTGAATTTAAAGCGGGAGTGTTAAAATAAGCGCTGGCCGCCATATATTTAGGCGTGCCAACTTGGTAAGACAAAAGCAACGTAGGAATAATAACGAACGCACCAATTAAGATATATAAAATTTGTCGCATTAGTTTTGAAGTAGCTTTTCTGTTTTAAGTGTTTCAGCCTTTAATTCGTTATATTTTGGCAGTTCGTGTTCTTGGGCTAAACCTAATTTTTTTAAAGCGCCCAAAGATATTTGGTAAGTTTGGGGTTTTGCTGAATCGTTTTTATCTACTAAGCCTCTTAATGTTAAATTACGCAAAGCATAAGCCGAATTTACACCCCTTAACACTTCTACCTCGCTTTTAGAAACTGGGCCTCTATAAGCCACCACAGCTAAAACTTCTAAACTGGCGGGTGTTAATTCTTCTTGTATCTCGCTTTTCACAAGCTTTTCTATATATTCTGATGCTTCTTTTCCCGAAACCAATTGCCATTTATCCTCTTTGTTTATAAGTTTGATGCCCCTGTTTTCTAGGTTAGTTTTTAAATTTTCTAAAGCTAAAACTACATTGTTACTAGAGGCCGAAGTTACTTCAGCTAATTTTTTTACGCTTATACTTTCGCCATAAGCAAAAAGAAGGCTTTCTAAAACTTGCTCTAAATTAATCAAATTTACTGGTTTAGCCATCGCAATTTTATATCTTCAAAATTAGAATTTTGTTGGGCGGTAATTTTTAAACTCTTTAACAATTCTAACACACAAAGAAATGTTATTAACTTAACTTCTGGGTTAGCGGTATCGGCAATTTGAGAAAAATTTAGTTCTAGTTTTTCTTTAATATCTTTTTCTAGATCCGCTGTTTTTTCTGCCAAGGAAACTTTTTCTATAAGCTGGGCTTGAGGAATTCTTTGGGGCAAAGTAATTGTGCTTATTAAGCTTGTTAAAGAATCAGACAAAGCTTCACCTGTTAATTTTTTAGGAAAATAAAAAACAGGTTCCATTTTAGCCAAATAAGCTCGGTTATAATATCTACTGCCTTTTATATCCAACTTATGAATCTCTTTAGCTAGTTCTTTAAGTTTTTGATATTCGGCCAGTTGGTCTTTTAAACTTTGAATATCTTTTTCTTCTTCTGCGGTCAGCTTCAAAAAAGGCAAAAGTGCGCGCGATTTTATTAAAGCCAAACGGCCGGCAATATTTAAAAAATTGGCCATATCGGCCATAGCCAAGTTAGTAGAGCTTTTTAAATAATCTAAAAATTGACCAGCGACTTCGGCTAAAGATATTTCGGTTATTTCTAATTTTTTAGATTCTATAAGTTGATGTAATAAATCTAGCGGGCCTTCAAATTTTGCTAGTTTTAGTTGATACATATTTTTTACAGTTTCATATGACTAAAATAGATTTCTCAACCAACGGAAAAGTCTTTTTGGCAGCTCTTTTATTTTTTGTACACTTTCTGATGGTTTTAGATTATTCTGTTTTGAATTTATTTTTTGATTTTTGTCGGCAGGTTCAATAACTATTGATTCCTTTTGTATTTGATTAGTTTTAGGTTGCTCTGTGGTTTTTTGTATATTTTGATTTGTTGTAGGTACGGCAAGATTGCCCTTAGTATCTGTATCGGGAATGAATAATTTTAAAGAGCCAAGTTTTTTAAGATCTATATCTTCCAAAATAGAAACCCTTGAATAACTATTATTGCTCGTACCGCTATAGGTAATACCTGAATTACCCAACCAAGAATTGATTGTATTTATAGACAATATATACCCAAGCGCGTTTAACTCACCCTTAACTACGGCAGAGGGTATGCCTATAAATGTTCCGTCTTTAAGATATGCTCCTCCGCCAGAATTTCCGTATTCCAATATAGCAGTCGTTTTTATATAACTTCCATCTGTGCCGCTAAAATCTCCGCTTGTGTATGTAACTTTTGTGCCAAATTTCGCAGGGAAGCCATATGTAGTAACCTTAGTACCCAAGCGAAGATTACTACTACTTTTTGTTATATCAACACTTGTCAGATTTTTATTTTGAGGGTTTCTAATTTTTAGAATGGCAATATCTTGATTGGGTGAGATTTTTGTAATATCGGCTATATGTCTGTCTCCAAAATATGGCTCATCATTAAAGTCATTTATAAATCCAACCAAGCAACCTAATGTCCCAGCTATAACATGCTTGTTAGTTAAAATAGTCCCATTAGAATCAATAATCGTACCTGAACCTTGACTAGCTCTCTTCGCATCAACAGGACACAAAAGTTTAACAGTAGATTTTATTATAGCATCTTGATTTGAAATTTCATCAGAACTATTTTGTGGTATTTGTTGTGTAGGTCTATTTGGTGCTTCGCAATATTGGTCAGTTGTTGGCGGTGCTGTTTCTACGCTTGAGCAATCAAAAGTTTTTCTACAGCTTCTATTTTGTATTCCTGAAAGTGAGCAAGAATTCCAATCATCACAAGTCCATGTATCGGCATCGCAAGTTGGTTGTATAGGGATTATGGGCTTTGGTGGAGGCGTACAACTTTGGTTTAAAATAGGATTACCTCCAGTACAGCCGTTTGGCGATGCGGAAGTAATCGGTCGCGTTTGTTGTCCATTTACCGAGCATGTACTCCATGCAGAATATGTCCACGAGATACAGGGTGGGGGCGTATAAGTACATACTTGTGCGACTGACGGAGACGGAGTATCAACATCTGAGCAATCAAAAGTCTTCGTGCAACTGCGTGATTGTTTGCCCTCTAGTGAGCAAGTGTTCCAATCACCACATGACCAAATGTCTGTAGTACAAGGCGGTGGAGTACTGGCGACATCAACAGAGAAGGAATTACTTATATAGTCCTTACCATCGGGCCCATCTACAGCACTAGAACATTCATCGTCAAGACATTTAACTTTTACATAAAAAGATGTTTTGCCATATGGTCTTTTCAAATCGTCGAGATTAACTAAAACCCTTATCACATCATGCTCTCTAAGCACTATTTTATGGCTAGTGCCATTCGTTTCATAAACTCGAGCGTTGCTTACCGAAACATCTGGGTTGCCTGGCATGCCAAAATTTTCTCCGTGGATCCATACCTCAGTTCCTTGCGATGTAACTATCTTTCGCGTTACGCTGGTTATTTTAGGAGGACCCCATGGAATGATTTTAAGAGGAAAAGCATTACTTCTAACTGGCGATGTTTCTGATGAATGAGATCTCTCTATCACGAGATAAAAATTTCTCGGGTCTTCAAAGTTACTAGGGTAGACGAGAATTTTTGTATCTGTCCAAGTGCCTGTAGTTTGTCCGCGATTATTGGGGCCGAAAACCCTTGACGAACCCTGACTGGTTCCAAAATATTCACCAATAATCTCGACTGGGGCTGTTTGAATATAGTTAATCGCACTCGGAGATATTGAGGTTATTTTTGGTAGTGGTCGTTTGCAGGCCTGACTAATAACTGGATCGCCCCCAGTACAAGTCTCTGGACCTAACGACGATACCGTTCTCGTCTGTTTTGCATCAACAGAGCAAACACTCCAGTCGGAATATATAAAAGGAGTACACTCGGTTTGTGCTTTGGTAACTTGAGCTAAAACAAAACCCGCCACAATAGTTAGTAGCAGAACAGCTATTCTTGAATACTTTTTAAAAATTTTAATATTTTTATTTTATTAAATCACCAACATTAACTTCAAGGGCTTTCGCCA
The nucleotide sequence above comes from bacterium. Encoded proteins:
- the mraY gene encoding phospho-N-acetylmuramoyl-pentapeptide-transferase; translation: MLDVSFQVARILALAFGAFAVAMVLTPWWTNILYKYRLGKQIRTEGAPVFAAMHKDKEGTPTMGGVIIWLTILILTAGLALLKEFMPNSLASSLSFLSRPQTLLPIGIMIFSAIIGLGDDLLGVFKIGPKGGGLKMRHRLVLYTVVAVIGALWFYFKLDWTTVKVPFLGNFDIGSWYIPFAVFIIVATSFSVNESDGLDGLAGGLMLTAFASYGLIAFFEGKYELSVFCAVVVGALLSFLWFNIHPARFFMGDTGAMPLGVTLAVIALLTNATLVLPLIAFVPMVESASVIIQVISKKFRKGKKVFLSAPIHHHFQAKGWPETKVTERFWIISAVMAALGIIIQLIGK
- a CDS encoding SMC-Scp complex subunit ScpB, producing the protein MAKPVNLINLEQVLESLLFAYGESISVKKLAEVTSASSNNVVLALENLKTNLENRGIKLINKEDKWQLVSGKEASEYIEKLVKSEIQEELTPASLEVLAVVAYRGPVSKSEVEVLRGVNSAYALRNLTLRGLVDKNDSAKPQTYQISLGALKKLGLAQEHELPKYNELKAETLKTEKLLQN
- a CDS encoding serine hydrolase; this translates as MRQILYILIGAFVIIPTLLLSYQVGTPKYMAASAYFNTPALNSNIKKKSTPLVKVKILPQKNIEIPEIETEAVAVLAWDFKEDFYYYSKNIDEPRPIASLTKLVTVALVLDYASPQETMSISARAIKNEGNSGNLKEGEILTMKDLLAAALLESSNDAAYALAEHVGSKLQTNPEAKATPVREFVRMMNLKFNDLGLLHSNFTDPTGLEDINSFSTASDFSKFIKYLRENPKYTLVWDILKMPSYNTQSLNEVAIHNFKSTNPFLSEYTNVIGGKTGFTNRALGNMVLLTTSLNNTETIYLVLGSNDKFNQIRKLINWVETAWSWPAINTQT
- a CDS encoding segregation/condensation protein A — translated: MYQLKLAKFEGPLDLLHQLIESKKLEITEISLAEVAGQFLDYLKSSTNLAMADMANFLNIAGRLALIKSRALLPFLKLTAEEEKDIQSLKDQLAEYQKLKELAKEIHKLDIKGSRYYNRAYLAKMEPVFYFPKKLTGEALSDSLTSLISTITLPQRIPQAQLIEKVSLAEKTADLEKDIKEKLELNFSQIADTANPEVKLITFLCVLELLKSLKITAQQNSNFEDIKLRWLNQ
- a CDS encoding serine protease encodes the protein MAGFVLAQVTKAQTECTPFIYSDWSVCSVDAKQTRTVSSLGPETCTGGDPVISQACKRPLPKITSISPSAINYIQTAPVEIIGEYFGTSQGSSRVFGPNNRGQTTGTWTDTKILVYPSNFEDPRNFYLVIERSHSSETSPVRSNAFPLKIIPWGPPKITSVTRKIVTSQGTEVWIHGENFGMPGNPDVSVSNARVYETNGTSHKIVLREHDVIRVLVNLDDLKRPYGKTSFYVKVKCLDDECSSAVDGPDGKDYISNSFSVDVASTPPPCTTDIWSCGDWNTCSLEGKQSRSCTKTFDCSDVDTPSPSVAQVCTYTPPPCISWTYSAWSTCSVNGQQTRPITSASPNGCTGGNPILNQSCTPPPKPIIPIQPTCDADTWTCDDWNSCSLSGIQNRSCRKTFDCSSVETAPPTTDQYCEAPNRPTQQIPQNSSDEISNQDAIIKSTVKLLCPVDAKRASQGSGTIIDSNGTILTNKHVIAGTLGCLVGFINDFNDEPYFGDRHIADITKISPNQDIAILKIRNPQNKNLTSVDITKSSSNLRLGTKVTTYGFPAKFGTKVTYTSGDFSGTDGSYIKTTAILEYGNSGGGAYLKDGTFIGIPSAVVKGELNALGYILSINTINSWLGNSGITYSGTSNNSYSRVSILEDIDLKKLGSLKLFIPDTDTKGNLAVPTTNQNIQKTTEQPKTNQIQKESIVIEPADKNQKINSKQNNLKPSESVQKIKELPKRLFRWLRNLF